Genomic DNA from Acuticoccus sp. MNP-M23:
ATTTTTTGCCAAAAGCGCGGTGGAAGAGATTCCCGTTGCCGACGCTGCCTATCGCGCCTTCGTGCGTGACGATGGTCGCGATCTGGCGCTTGCGGTGGTGCCGGTGCGGCCCCTGTCCCGTCTTTTGGGCAAAGGGATTGCGCTTGCGCGGCCAAAACTGGGTCTTGAGCGGCTGAATCGGCCGTTGACCGCGCGATTCACCGGTGCCGAAATTGCCGATTCTGCCGATGCGGAAGCGCAACTCGCTGAATTTCCAGTGCTTTTTGCGACGAGCTGGTAGCAAGCAGATTCGGCGCGCCGCCGGCGATCGCTGGCGGCGCAGAGGCCTCCCAACGGCCAAATCGTTAATCCATCCTTGCCGTCACACCCAGAATTCGCCCGGTCAGAGCCAATTTTGTGTTGTCCATGCAACAAGCCGAGCGATGTGAGGGGGGTAGGGACTTTCAACCTCACGCTTTCCGTTGCTGCCGGGGGTCCTGATGCGCAATGTCACTGGGCGACGGGGGAACGAACCGGTCGCGGGTTTGGACGGGCGCAGCAGCTTCCTACAAATCGAGTAAGATCCGGCGACTTTCGGCCCGATGGTCACCGCCGGAATGAAAGTCAAAGGATCTAAACAATGAACCTCTTTGGAGATCGAGACATGAACATTAAACGTCTTGTCCTCGGTGCAGCTGCGGGTGCTCTCGCGGTGACCGGGGCGCAGGCAGCAGACCTTCCGGTCGTTGTCGAGCCTGTTGACTACGTGCAGATCTGCTCCGCTTACGGCGACGGCTTCTTCTTCGTCCCCGGCACCGAAGGCTGCCTCCGCATCCGCGGTCGTGTCCGTGTGGACTTCACCAACCGCTTCGACCTTGACAACAACGGTGTTGTCCTTGCGAACCGCGGTTACGACGATATCGCTGACACCGGTTATCAGTGGAAGGCACGTGGCCAGATCTCCCTGGACCACTTCACCGAAACTGAATTCGGTCAGCTCCGCACCTTCGTGAACCTGCAGATGAACCGCGACAGCGGCGTGGGCATCGACGGCACCCCGACCGACAACGTGCTGCTCGACCAGGGCTTCATCCAGCTCGGCGGCCTGCTCGTTGGTCGTAACGCTTCCAACTTCGTCTCCGTTGTTGGCGGCCCGGAAGTCATCCTCGACACGGCTGGTGACAACCCCAACATCCTGCAGGCAGCTTACATTGCTCAGTTCGGCAATGGTCTCTCCGCAGCGGTTGCTATCGAAGACACGACCCGCCGCCGCCCTGGCATCGGCAACATCACCACCTTCTTCGCTGGTGGTAACGGTGTTGGCCCCCGCCAGTCGCTGTCCGGTCACTACGCTGGTGCAAAGGTTCCCGATCTGGTCGCAACCCTCGCGGTTGACCAGGGCTGGGGCTCCGCTTCGCTCTCCGGTGTCCTGCGCATGCTCGACGTCGCTCGTCGGATCAACGGCCCGGCTGGTTCCACCTTCATCGACTCCACGCAGGAGCTCGGCTGGGCGGTTGCTGGTAACGTCTCTGTGAACGTGCCCTTCGGTGCTGCTACTTCGTTCGCAATCGGCGCTGGTTACGGCCAGGGTGCAACGCGCTACCTCTCCGGTGGTGCTACCAACGCCAGCTTCGGCGGTCGTGGCAACCTGCTCTTCACCGACGGTATCTACCGCGGCACGGGCGTCCGCCAGAATGGTAACGTCAATGGCAACGACTTCGAGAAGACTGAAGCTCTCGTCATCGGCGCTTCGCTGACCTCCGCCTTCACGCCGACCGTCGCCGGTACGCTGGCTGGTGGCTGGGTTAACCTCCAGAACGACAACACCATCCGCGAAGTCAACGACTTCAACGTCAACGCACAGCTTGCCTACACCCCGGTGTCCGGCTTCCTGATCGCAGCCGGTGTTGAATACCGCTACGCTGACGTGACCAACTCGCAGGACGGCCAGGGCCTCGGCACCTACATCCGCCTGCAGCGCGACTTCTAAGATCCATCCACTCTCTCGGATGGGGAAAGCCCGGCGGTTCATTCCGCCGGGCTTTTCTTTTGTGCAGCACCCAATGATCAAAAACGCGCCCGAAGTGGCGCATTTTTGCGTTCATCAGCCTCGCGGGGCTTGAAATTGCGGCCGTTTGCGGCGTCACTCCCCCGGCACCGGCCAAAAAGGGTGCAATTGGGAGCTTTGAATGAAACGTCCGGTTCTGTTGGCGGCCCTTGCGCTGCCGTTCGCCCTCGCACTGGCCGCTCCGGCCTGGTCGCAACCGGAAACGGGCCGCATTGTCATCGGCATGGGGCTCGAACCGCCGCACCTTGA
This window encodes:
- a CDS encoding porin yields the protein MNIKRLVLGAAAGALAVTGAQAADLPVVVEPVDYVQICSAYGDGFFFVPGTEGCLRIRGRVRVDFTNRFDLDNNGVVLANRGYDDIADTGYQWKARGQISLDHFTETEFGQLRTFVNLQMNRDSGVGIDGTPTDNVLLDQGFIQLGGLLVGRNASNFVSVVGGPEVILDTAGDNPNILQAAYIAQFGNGLSAAVAIEDTTRRRPGIGNITTFFAGGNGVGPRQSLSGHYAGAKVPDLVATLAVDQGWGSASLSGVLRMLDVARRINGPAGSTFIDSTQELGWAVAGNVSVNVPFGAATSFAIGAGYGQGATRYLSGGATNASFGGRGNLLFTDGIYRGTGVRQNGNVNGNDFEKTEALVIGASLTSAFTPTVAGTLAGGWVNLQNDNTIREVNDFNVNAQLAYTPVSGFLIAAGVEYRYADVTNSQDGQGLGTYIRLQRDF